A window of Centroberyx gerrardi isolate f3 chromosome 19, fCenGer3.hap1.cur.20231027, whole genome shotgun sequence genomic DNA:
GACTCAGCTTGGGCTAACGTATGGAGAGTGCCACACCTCGGCATGCCCATGTCGTTATAGTAGCTGATATGCaattaaatgaaattgaaaGTGCTGTGATATAGTATGAGCAGCTGAGTGCAGTGATTACGGTAGCACAGGCTGTCTCCATTCACATGGAATGCACGTCCTGTGTTTGACATTGCGGGTTGGACTCCTGCCAAGCGGCTCTTTTATTCTGCCCATAAACTGCAGGCTGGGACCATTCTCCAGATAAATGACCGTACACGAAAGAGCCGGATAAATCACGCGCAGAGACATTAGCCGCCTCAGGTTCACATCTCAGTCACACTAATGCATTCTCTAGAAATATATCCCGAGACAGAAATAGGAACACTTCGTGAAAGTTCACAATCCACGGATGGCATATGGATTactgaggggtgtgtgtgtgtgtgtgtgtgtgtgtgtgtgcgtgtgtgtgtgtgtggtggggggagaggagaggggggtttAATAATATTTTTCAAGCGAATGAGACACTTTTACGCACGGGTTGTAGAAGCAGCATGGGTGTGAACTGGGTATGGCGAGGTGTGGCACTGtagagtccaaatttgatcttgcaGTTTTTATCACTGTAATGGAGAgtaaagatcaagcaaaaaaataaacaaaacagaaaaatactagaaaaaaaaaagcattcaggaccaacgttccctctaagctgatagtttggtgatctacagctaataatttatcaaattGTCAAATTGACATTGGAAGTTTTGGAGGCAAACGATGTCTGACGCGCGGACTTTGCCTTTATGCCATATCGCCCCAGTGTTAGCCTAACATGAATTGGGTTTCTCCCCCAGGACGGATGGCTTAATTCCAACGACCCGTTCAGAGAAATCCTCCTGAGGATGACGAGGAAGCCGCGGCCGCATCAGTTCATCGGGCTGATGGGGAAGCGCTCCATGGGTAAGAGCTCGTCTCTCTCGCCCCAGGCTTCATCTAGCTTCATGTGATATactgtctttccttctgtctgtgGAGTTGTACTCTCAGTTTTTGCACTGAAAAGTCTCTTCTcactccccccccacacacagcaAACGCACAGATCACCCGCAAAAGTAAGTGCCAcagtcattttctttcattgttCATTAACTTTCCTGCGTTttgctcctctaattcaaaagGCACAAAGTAGGGGGAATTCCCCAGAAAGTCAGTGCACCTAATAGCACTTTCCACCAATACTTCCAAAATCAGCATTAAATGTATGGGGACAAAGTAGAGAAATAACTGATGACTGGTAAAATATTATCATTTGGTCAATGTGACAATTTATTAGATCAGACTATCAgctcagaggaaacactggtccTGAAACTCCGTGATGGGATTTTGATTTTGAGATGAATTCTAAATACATTTCAGCAATTTTTACTTGCTCtttattataatgataaaaactacaagatcaaattgcAGGCTACTGTGTGCTGTTCTGCAGATAAGAGCTCATTCACACTAAGAGTGGATTGGGCAGTCAGATGGTTTCAGATAGTACCAAAAAGTCAGCATCACTGCCACGGAAGAGAGCAAATCCCTCTCACATGTTGCCCACAATATTATTCATTGAGCTGAACATTCATATTTGTGTCAGTTGTTAAGAAAAAACGTGGTAAATAGGAGGGGGGGCATGCATCTTCATAGGTTTTAATGAATTCACAACCCCCGCAGCGTATTGTGTGTTTGAGGGACTGTAGATGTTATTGtcgctttgctttgctttgaagACTAGGCCACTTTAATTTGTTAGTAACGGTCAGCGAGGAAGGTGGTCCGGAGGagaagtctgtgtgtgagagagagggaagagataagagagagagagagcgtgaaagaaatgaggaggaggggatttTCCCTTTCTCCGTCAATGGCATTTTCGAAATTACTCTCCCACTCAATGGTTCAGCGCAGTGCAGCGTAAGGAAGTATACATCTGGTTTATTCCTTTTATGCAGGCATGACTGTAAATCACTCATCATTAGGGGTGGGGGAGAGTGCTACGATCAATGCCCCAAGGACATCTGGGAGTTATATTGGATTGTTTACGCTtctgatggagagatggagctAAACATCTCAGCCTTCACTCATAACAGGACTGCCTTCTGCGCACTTTTATACAATTTCTTGCACAAAATATGAAGGGCAAATCAAAATAGGCATCCTCATGGGACAAGGCAAAAGAATATTTATTTCCCTTTCCAGTGACAAGGGCAAATTTCATGTGCTTAGTTTACTCCCGTCAACCTAATCTAAATATTGGAGTTTGTAGTTTATTGATATTCCCTGGGGTCTCACTGCAGTTTTGTAACGCCCTgctccaaccccccccaccaAGACCATATTACAGTCCATTACTGTGATTGACAGGGGCGCCAGTCAGTCTGTGATGCAACTGTCCCTCAGGTTGTCTCATGTGTACAATGTGCATCCTCACATTGATAAAAACAATTTCCAACCACGTCACCTAAAATACTGCGACCGTCACCCCTCAGTAGTGCAAGGACTCTTTTGGGTTTACACCACTACAAACTTGACAAGGACCAGGGACTCAACTAGTGTTGGTTCACACCAGCCTGGCTTGGCTTTTACAGAGCTGAAATCAAAGTGTTTTTGGGAAGCCCAGCCATCATCTGTTGCAATTAGGTATATGCCACTTCTGTCTTTAccatttattgttgttatacATTGGTTATTAGTGAACTGGTtaaaatcacaatcacaatatCTTCTCTTTTAAGGGCATAAAATCAACTCCTTTGTTGGACTGATGGGGAAAAGAAGCCAAGAGGAGCCAGGTAATTTACTTCCTCCTTGAGCAAAGTCCTTacactgtgaaaatgtgtgattttttttaccatattcAGAAATTAATGAAAGAAAGGTCTAGAGATAGCAAACCATGTAGTAGTGAAAAAAGGTCACTCTTTGATTAATGAGCTTTCTCCCTAATTGCAGATTCCTACGAGTGGAGCACATTACAGACGTACGACAAGCGCCGCTAAACGGTCATCTTCTCACCTGCCTGCTTCTCATCTAGCCATTCCTCATACATGGGAGGGGTACCTGATGCTGGTTTTGTTTTCTCAAACTTATGTATAGCTGTTAGTCTAATAAAAAAATTATTCTGTTTCCACATTGTAGTGATGTAGCAGTGCTGTACCTGTGCCAATTTGATTTGTCCCAGCAGAAGGGGAAAGGGGCGAGAGTGGAAAGTGATATCAACCCCTCGCAGAAACATGTTATTTGATATGTGTGACTATTTTAGAACCATTTGCCATGCCACAAAGAAACTCCTGTTGTCGTGGACCATCAAAGCAAGGCTATACCCCAGGGTATGCGGAAAATTGCACTGCCAATTTCACTGTATAGTGCCTCATAACTGTTTAATCGCAACTGATTGTTCTGCAAATACAACCTCTGAGACAGATCTACTGTACTGACAGGACATGTTCTCATTTTGGTTTTCAAATGACTT
This region includes:
- the tac1 gene encoding protachykinin-1 codes for the protein MKLLLLPLLMVFLAVAQVFCEEIGPKEELDYWTSSSQMQDGWLNSNDPFREILLRMTRKPRPHQFIGLMGKRSMANAQITRKRHKINSFVGLMGKRSQEEPDSYEWSTLQTYDKRR